One genomic window of Angustibacter sp. Root456 includes the following:
- a CDS encoding proline racemase family protein, protein MRSRRVLHSVESHTEGMATRVITGGVGVIPGDTMFARREWFLEHSDDLRTLLMYEPRGHSAMSGAILQPPTRPDADVGVLYIEVSGCLPMCGHGTMGVATVLVETGMVPVTEPVTTVRLDTPAGLVIAEVAVADGAATSVTLRNVASYLDEADACVQVPGLGEVRYDMAYGGNFYAVVELDQLGLPFDRAAKDELLRAGLSIMDAINAQRRPVHAENPGVSGCHHVQLVAPGSTPQHSRHAMAIYPGWFDRSPCGTGTSARLAQLHARGELAVGEEMVNESFIGTRFHARVLEETQVAGRPAIIPSITGRAWVTGTAQYFLDPSDPFPAGFLL, encoded by the coding sequence GTGCGCTCTCGCCGCGTTCTGCACTCGGTGGAGTCCCACACCGAGGGCATGGCGACCCGGGTGATCACCGGCGGCGTCGGCGTGATCCCGGGCGACACGATGTTCGCTCGTCGCGAGTGGTTCCTCGAGCACTCCGACGACCTGCGGACCCTGCTGATGTACGAGCCGCGGGGCCACTCGGCGATGTCCGGCGCGATCCTGCAGCCCCCCACGCGGCCGGACGCCGACGTGGGAGTGCTGTACATCGAGGTCAGCGGCTGCCTGCCGATGTGCGGCCACGGCACGATGGGGGTGGCGACCGTACTGGTCGAGACCGGCATGGTGCCGGTCACCGAGCCGGTGACCACCGTGCGGCTCGACACTCCGGCCGGCCTCGTCATCGCCGAGGTCGCCGTTGCCGACGGAGCGGCGACGAGCGTGACCCTGCGCAACGTCGCCTCCTACCTCGACGAGGCCGACGCCTGCGTGCAGGTGCCGGGTCTGGGCGAGGTGCGCTACGACATGGCCTACGGCGGCAACTTCTACGCCGTCGTCGAGCTCGACCAGCTCGGGCTGCCCTTCGACCGGGCCGCCAAGGACGAGCTGCTGCGGGCGGGGCTGTCGATCATGGACGCCATCAACGCCCAGCGCCGGCCCGTGCACGCCGAGAACCCCGGCGTGAGCGGCTGCCACCACGTGCAGCTGGTCGCGCCGGGCTCGACGCCCCAGCACTCCCGGCACGCCATGGCCATCTACCCCGGGTGGTTCGACCGCTCCCCGTGCGGCACCGGCACGAGCGCGCGCCTGGCTCAGCTGCACGCCCGCGGCGAGCTGGCCGTCGGCGAGGAGATGGTCAACGAGTCCTTCATCGGCACCCGGTTCCACGCCCGCGTGCTGGAGGAGACGCAGGTCGCGGGACGGCCAGCCATCATCCCGTCCATCACGGGCCGGGCCTGGGTGACCGGCACCGCGCAGTACTTCCTCGACCCCTCCGACCCGTTCCCGGCGGGCTTCCTGCTCTGA
- a CDS encoding dihydrodipicolinate synthase family protein, translating to MPDQLSPTASPAQPWHGVIVATALPFTSSGEVDYDRYAEHVAWLAENGCDGVAPNGSLGEYQVLTPEERGRVVRTAVDAAPEGFTVMPGVGAYGAREARALAEAAAEAGAQVVMALPPNAYRGDERAVVEHFREIAKAGLPISAYNNPIDTKIDLTPQLLRELHLEGLVVAVKEFTGESRRSYEIAELAPGLDILIGTDDSVLEVGLAGAKGWVAGYPNALPRVCVELYQATLAHDLDVALPLYRQLHPLLRWDFLTEFVQAIKLSMDVVGRYGGPCRAPRQPLLPEDERCVRELTEAAVAAGLS from the coding sequence ATGCCTGACCAGTTGTCCCCCACCGCGTCCCCCGCACAGCCATGGCACGGGGTGATCGTCGCCACGGCGCTGCCGTTCACCTCCTCCGGGGAGGTCGACTACGACCGCTACGCCGAGCACGTCGCCTGGCTGGCGGAGAACGGCTGCGACGGCGTCGCTCCCAACGGCTCCCTGGGCGAGTACCAGGTGCTGACCCCCGAGGAGCGCGGCCGCGTCGTCCGCACCGCCGTCGACGCGGCACCCGAGGGCTTCACCGTCATGCCGGGCGTCGGCGCGTACGGCGCCCGAGAGGCCCGGGCCCTCGCCGAGGCGGCCGCGGAGGCGGGCGCCCAGGTGGTCATGGCCCTGCCGCCCAACGCCTACCGCGGCGACGAGCGTGCGGTCGTCGAGCACTTCCGCGAGATCGCCAAGGCCGGCCTGCCCATCTCGGCCTACAACAACCCCATCGACACGAAGATCGACCTCACCCCGCAGCTGCTCCGCGAGCTGCACCTCGAGGGGCTCGTCGTGGCCGTCAAGGAGTTCACCGGCGAGTCCCGGCGCAGCTACGAGATCGCCGAGCTCGCGCCGGGTCTCGACATCCTGATCGGCACCGACGACTCGGTGCTCGAGGTCGGGCTGGCCGGCGCCAAGGGCTGGGTGGCTGGGTACCCCAACGCGCTGCCGCGCGTTTGCGTCGAGCTCTACCAGGCGACGCTGGCACACGACCTGGACGTCGCGCTCCCGCTGTACCGCCAGCTGCACCCGCTGCTGCGCTGGGACTTCCTGACCGAGTTCGTCCAGGCCATCAAGCTCTCCATGGACGTCGTCGGTCGCTACGGCGGCCCGTGCCGGGCCCCGCGCCAGCCCCTGCTGCCGGAGGACGAGCGCTGCGTGCGCGAGCTCACCGAAGCCGCGGTCGCAGCCGGACTGAGCTGA
- a CDS encoding NAD(P)/FAD-dependent oxidoreductase — MATSPSERTPPPRVWDVLVVGAGPAGLAAAVRAADAGADVLLVDAGTGPGGQYWRRPATPALAARTARLHHDEGTWSALSDALAGHELSGRAQVRVQHDVWTVGRRDEHLEVRAVDRAAPLPAEVVLRGRALVLAPGAYDRQLPIPGWDLPGVMTAGGAQALLKGQATVPGERVVVAGTGPFLLPVAAGLAQSGVQVAGVHEAAGVAAWLPHVGALVRQPGKLVEGGGYAAVLARHGVRYRTRSTVVRAHGGSALEAVTVARLDRRGRIVPGSERTVETDVLALGWGFTPQLELPLALGCATRVDADGSLVVTVDDDQATSVDAVFVAGEACGVGGAALAVVEGEIAGAAAAVRASGGAAANSGADRTRAQRRRRAGLRAFAQAMHRVYAVPAAWPERVDDDTTVCRCEEVKASRLRAAVTADPGADVRAAKHLTRVAMGWCQGRVCGYAATGLVAYWTGEPAQPEAVASRPVAAPVRLGTLAALDATATPDPDPCAPGSQEQTGTTTRDADGT; from the coding sequence ATGGCCACCTCGCCGTCTGAGCGCACGCCGCCCCCCCGCGTCTGGGACGTCCTGGTCGTCGGTGCCGGGCCGGCCGGGCTCGCGGCGGCGGTGCGGGCCGCCGACGCCGGCGCCGACGTCCTGCTCGTCGACGCCGGCACGGGCCCGGGCGGCCAGTACTGGCGCCGTCCCGCGACGCCCGCGCTCGCCGCGCGGACCGCTCGCCTGCATCACGACGAGGGAACGTGGTCGGCGCTGAGCGACGCGCTGGCCGGGCACGAGCTGTCGGGCCGTGCGCAGGTACGCGTGCAGCACGACGTGTGGACCGTGGGCCGCCGCGACGAGCACCTGGAGGTGCGGGCGGTCGACCGTGCCGCGCCCCTGCCGGCCGAGGTGGTGCTGCGTGGGCGCGCGCTCGTGCTGGCGCCCGGGGCCTACGACCGTCAGCTGCCGATCCCGGGATGGGACCTGCCCGGGGTGATGACCGCCGGCGGTGCCCAGGCGCTGCTGAAGGGCCAGGCCACCGTGCCCGGCGAGCGCGTCGTCGTCGCCGGCACCGGCCCGTTCCTGCTGCCCGTCGCCGCGGGGCTCGCGCAGTCCGGAGTGCAGGTGGCCGGCGTGCACGAGGCGGCCGGCGTCGCAGCGTGGCTGCCGCACGTCGGGGCCCTCGTGCGCCAGCCCGGCAAGCTGGTGGAGGGCGGTGGCTACGCGGCGGTGCTCGCGCGCCACGGCGTGCGCTACCGCACGCGCTCGACGGTGGTCCGCGCCCACGGCGGTTCGGCCCTGGAGGCCGTGACGGTGGCTCGACTCGACCGGCGCGGCCGGATCGTGCCGGGCAGCGAGCGCACGGTCGAGACGGACGTCCTGGCACTCGGCTGGGGGTTCACCCCGCAGCTGGAGCTGCCCCTGGCCTTGGGGTGCGCGACGCGCGTGGACGCCGACGGGTCGCTGGTCGTGACCGTCGACGACGACCAGGCCACGAGCGTGGACGCCGTGTTCGTCGCCGGGGAGGCGTGCGGTGTCGGCGGAGCGGCGCTCGCGGTCGTCGAGGGTGAGATCGCCGGCGCGGCGGCTGCGGTGCGCGCGAGCGGCGGCGCCGCCGCCAACTCGGGCGCAGATCGCACCCGAGCCCAGCGCCGCCGACGGGCCGGCCTGCGGGCCTTCGCGCAGGCCATGCACCGCGTCTACGCGGTACCGGCGGCCTGGCCTGAGCGCGTCGACGACGACACGACCGTCTGCCGGTGCGAGGAGGTGAAGGCCAGCCGGCTGCGCGCAGCCGTCACCGCCGACCCGGGCGCCGACGTCCGGGCGGCCAAGCACCTCACCCGCGTTGCCATGGGCTGGTGCCAGGGGCGCGTGTGCGGGTACGCCGCCACCGGGCTCGTCGCCTACTGGACCGGCGAGCCGGCGCAGCCCGAGGCCGTGGCGTCGCGGCCGGTCGCGGCGCCGGTGCGGCTCGGCACCCTCGCCGCCCTCGACGCCACAGCCACCCCTGATCCGGACCCGTGCGCGCCGGGCTCGCAGGAGCAGACTGGCACGACGACTCGCGACGCTGATGGCACTTGA
- a CDS encoding (2Fe-2S)-binding protein: MNSPAFSFDGRQVLFDDGQSIAAALLAHGVRSWRTTRVDARPRGLFCGIGICFDCLLVVDGRPNVRACLTPARAGMDVRTQEGTGHGHLAV, encoded by the coding sequence GTGAACTCCCCAGCGTTCAGCTTCGACGGCAGGCAGGTGCTCTTCGACGACGGGCAGAGCATCGCGGCCGCGCTGCTGGCTCACGGCGTGCGCTCCTGGCGGACGACCCGGGTGGACGCCCGCCCGCGCGGGCTGTTCTGCGGTATCGGCATCTGCTTCGACTGTCTGCTCGTCGTCGACGGGCGACCCAACGTGCGGGCGTGCCTGACCCCGGCCCGCGCCGGCATGGACGTACGGACCCAGGAAGGGACGGGCCATGGCCACCTCGCCGTCTGA
- a CDS encoding FAD-binding oxidoreductase gives MPHVVVIGAGIVGAACAFYAAEAGLSVTVVDRAVPAAGTTSRGEGNILVSDKGPGPELDLALLSARLWRELGATRGAEMELEAKGGLVVATSDAGAASLLRFAEAQAGAGVETQVVRGSQLRALEPHLAPELEVGVHYPGDLQVQPVQAATALLRRATEHGAHVLTGVTVQGLERDADGHVAAVATSRGPLPADAVVNATGTWAGEVSRRLGAQVPVLPRRGFVLVTEPLPRLVRHKVYSADYVDNVAASSAGLETSAVVEGTAGGTVLIGASRERVGFDPTLSPDVVAQLARQAVALFPCLADVQLMRVYHGFRPYCPDHLPVLGWDPRVPGLLQAAGHEGAGIGLAPATGALIAELITGRPPSVDVAPFDPARFDDSGEEAS, from the coding sequence GTGCCCCATGTCGTCGTGATCGGAGCCGGGATCGTCGGCGCCGCCTGTGCGTTCTACGCCGCCGAGGCCGGCCTGTCGGTGACGGTCGTCGATCGCGCCGTGCCCGCCGCCGGGACGACGAGCCGCGGCGAGGGCAACATCCTGGTGTCAGACAAGGGCCCCGGCCCGGAGCTGGACCTCGCCCTGCTGTCCGCCCGGCTGTGGCGCGAGCTGGGCGCGACGCGCGGTGCCGAGATGGAGCTGGAGGCCAAGGGCGGCCTGGTCGTCGCGACGTCGGACGCCGGCGCCGCCTCGCTGCTGCGCTTCGCCGAGGCCCAGGCTGGCGCGGGCGTCGAGACCCAGGTCGTGCGCGGGTCGCAGCTGCGTGCGCTGGAGCCGCACCTGGCTCCCGAGCTCGAGGTCGGCGTCCACTACCCCGGCGACCTGCAGGTGCAGCCGGTGCAGGCCGCCACCGCGCTGCTGCGACGCGCCACCGAGCACGGTGCTCACGTGCTCACCGGCGTCACGGTGCAGGGCCTGGAGCGCGACGCCGACGGGCACGTCGCGGCCGTCGCGACCAGCCGCGGGCCGCTGCCCGCTGACGCCGTCGTGAACGCCACCGGAACCTGGGCCGGCGAGGTGTCCCGGCGGCTCGGGGCCCAGGTGCCGGTGCTGCCGCGCCGCGGCTTCGTCCTGGTCACCGAGCCCCTCCCCCGGTTGGTGCGCCACAAGGTCTACTCGGCCGACTACGTCGACAACGTCGCCGCGAGCTCGGCCGGCCTCGAGACGTCCGCCGTCGTCGAGGGCACCGCGGGGGGCACGGTGCTCATCGGCGCGAGCCGTGAACGCGTCGGCTTCGACCCCACCTTGTCGCCCGACGTGGTCGCCCAGCTGGCTCGCCAGGCCGTCGCGCTGTTCCCCTGCCTCGCCGACGTCCAGCTCATGCGGGTCTACCACGGCTTCCGCCCCTACTGCCCCGACCACCTGCCGGTGCTCGGCTGGGACCCGCGCGTGCCCGGCCTGCTCCAGGCCGCGGGGCACGAGGGCGCGGGCATCGGCCTGGCGCCGGCCACCGGCGCCCTCATCGCCGAGCTGATCACCGGCCGCCCCCCGAGCGTGGACGTGGCGCCCTTCGACCCGGCACGCTTCGACGACTCCGGCGAGGAGGCCTCGTGA
- a CDS encoding collagenase yields the protein MRRPRIGARIAAPLVCAALLTGAVGAVNAAAAPASSGGAQRTHSTKPAPAFVTGQEDPAQEVAERTQHPDTALTPPLSADRHRLRARADQTRPATISRPSMKAQRQSAQRQSSQTAVGTCSPSDFASRTGSALVTQVKSSTTDCVNTLFSVSGSTARSIFNESQMVTIAYALRDVSVNYPGDASTGAPQLVLFLRAGYYVHYYDPTTVGTYGTSLKTAIEAALDRFFASAHSQDVTDANGETLAEAVTLIDSAEENARYLYVVKRLLNGYNSSYDSSWWMLNAVNNTYTVLFRGHQVPAFVSAVQSDPSVLDTLYNFASQHLNLLGGSQSYLTSNAGRELGRFLQHSAMQSTVRPKVAGLLNQSQMTGPTAPLWVGSAEMTDQYDKANCSYYNTCNLSSRLASSVLTSNYTCSSSIRILAQDMTASQLSSSCSSLLNQDAYFHSIVKDSGPVANDYNSTIEVVVFNSSTDYQTYAGAMYGIDTNNGGMYLEGDPAASGNQPRFIAYEAEWVRPTFQIWNLNHEYTHYLDGRYDMYGDFNAGVTTPTIWWIEGFAEYVSYSYRNVTYTDALTQAGYQTYTLRQLFDTDYTADQTRIYNWGYLASRFMITQHWADTAKVLGYYRTGQWNAARTYLTSTIGTRYDAEFRTWLQGCAAGSCGGSTTPTPTNQAPTASFSVSTSGLTASFTDSSSDSDGTIASRKWTFGDGSTSTATNPTKTYAAAGTYTVQLTVTDDGGKTASTSRSVTVTSGGGTATECTGSDDRALGQNCVRSNRSASAGDEDYLYLYVPAGTAKLTITSSGGTGNADLYYSPSSWATPSNYTLSSTNSGNSETITVNNPPSGYVYITLHATSSFSGVSVKTSF from the coding sequence ATGAGGCGGCCACGCATCGGCGCGCGCATCGCCGCGCCACTGGTCTGCGCCGCACTGCTCACCGGAGCCGTCGGCGCCGTCAACGCCGCCGCCGCACCGGCATCGTCCGGCGGCGCTCAGCGCACGCACTCGACGAAGCCCGCGCCGGCGTTCGTCACCGGTCAGGAGGATCCAGCGCAGGAAGTCGCCGAGCGCACCCAGCACCCAGACACTGCACTGACCCCGCCGCTGTCAGCAGACCGGCACCGCCTGCGGGCTCGCGCTGACCAGACCCGCCCGGCGACGATCAGCCGCCCGTCGATGAAGGCGCAGCGTCAGAGCGCCCAGCGGCAGAGCAGCCAGACGGCCGTCGGGACGTGCTCGCCGTCGGACTTCGCGTCGCGCACCGGTTCGGCGCTCGTCACCCAGGTGAAGTCCAGCACCACGGACTGCGTGAACACGCTGTTCAGCGTCTCCGGCTCGACCGCGCGCAGCATCTTCAACGAGTCCCAGATGGTCACGATCGCGTACGCGCTGCGCGACGTGTCGGTCAACTACCCGGGTGACGCCTCCACCGGCGCCCCGCAGCTGGTGCTGTTCCTGCGCGCCGGCTACTACGTGCACTACTACGACCCGACGACGGTCGGCACCTACGGCACGTCGCTGAAGACGGCCATCGAGGCGGCGCTCGACCGCTTCTTCGCCAGCGCGCACTCCCAGGACGTCACCGACGCCAACGGCGAGACCCTGGCGGAGGCGGTGACCCTCATCGACAGCGCTGAGGAGAACGCCCGCTACCTCTACGTCGTCAAGCGCCTGCTGAACGGCTACAACAGCAGCTACGACAGCTCCTGGTGGATGTTGAACGCGGTCAACAACACCTACACGGTGCTCTTCCGCGGTCACCAGGTGCCGGCGTTCGTGAGCGCGGTGCAGTCCGACCCGAGCGTGCTGGACACGCTGTACAACTTCGCCAGCCAGCACCTCAACCTGCTGGGCGGCAGCCAGAGCTACCTGACCAGCAACGCGGGCCGCGAGCTGGGCCGGTTCCTCCAGCACTCGGCGATGCAGTCGACCGTGCGGCCGAAGGTCGCTGGCCTGCTCAACCAGTCGCAGATGACCGGCCCGACGGCGCCGCTGTGGGTGGGTTCGGCCGAGATGACCGACCAGTACGACAAGGCGAACTGCTCGTACTACAACACGTGCAACCTCTCCAGCCGACTGGCGAGCAGCGTGCTCACGTCCAACTACACGTGCAGCTCGAGCATCCGCATCCTCGCTCAGGACATGACGGCCAGCCAGCTGTCGAGCAGCTGCTCGAGCCTGCTGAACCAGGACGCCTACTTCCACAGCATCGTCAAGGACTCCGGGCCGGTCGCGAACGACTACAACTCGACGATCGAGGTCGTGGTCTTCAACTCCAGCACCGACTACCAGACGTACGCGGGTGCGATGTACGGCATCGACACCAACAACGGCGGCATGTACCTCGAGGGCGACCCGGCGGCGTCCGGCAACCAGCCGCGCTTCATCGCCTACGAGGCGGAGTGGGTGCGTCCGACGTTCCAGATCTGGAACCTCAACCACGAGTACACCCACTACCTCGACGGTCGCTACGACATGTACGGCGACTTCAACGCGGGCGTGACCACGCCCACCATCTGGTGGATCGAGGGCTTCGCGGAGTACGTGAGCTACTCCTACCGCAACGTCACCTACACCGACGCTCTGACGCAGGCCGGCTACCAGACCTACACCCTGCGCCAGCTCTTCGACACCGACTACACGGCCGACCAGACCCGCATCTACAACTGGGGCTACCTGGCCAGCCGGTTCATGATCACCCAGCACTGGGCTGACACGGCCAAGGTGCTCGGCTACTACCGCACGGGCCAGTGGAACGCGGCGCGCACGTACCTCACCAGCACGATCGGCACCCGCTACGACGCGGAGTTCCGCACGTGGCTGCAGGGTTGCGCCGCGGGCAGCTGTGGCGGCTCGACCACGCCCACGCCGACCAACCAGGCGCCGACGGCGTCGTTCTCGGTCAGCACCAGCGGCCTCACCGCGTCCTTCACCGACTCCTCGAGCGACTCCGACGGCACCATCGCGTCGCGCAAGTGGACCTTCGGTGACGGCAGCACGTCGACGGCGACCAACCCGACGAAGACGTACGCCGCCGCGGGGACGTACACCGTCCAGCTCACCGTCACCGACGACGGCGGCAAGACGGCGTCGACGAGCCGCAGCGTCACCGTCACTTCCGGTGGCGGCACCGCCACGGAGTGCACCGGCTCCGACGATCGGGCCCTGGGCCAGAACTGCGTGCGCAGCAACCGCAGCGCCTCCGCAGGTGACGAGGACTACCTGTACCTGTACGTGCCGGCAGGTACCGCCAAGCTGACCATCACCAGCTCTGGCGGCACCGGCAACGCCGACCTGTACTACAGCCCGTCGTCGTGGGCCACGCCGTCGAACTACACGCTGAGCTCCACCAACTCGGGGAACAGCGAGACGATCACGGTGAACAACCCGCCGTCCGGCTACGTCTACATCACGCTGCACGCGACGTCGTCGTTCAGTGGCGTGAGCGTCAAGACGTCGTTCTGA
- a CDS encoding ABC transporter substrate-binding protein yields the protein KDKDGNPTYKGPYETKNNDTAAFDQAVQCSSDGKTITFHLNQPAGDFNYTVTLPAFGAVPKAKDTGEKYDDKIVSDGPYKVVEYTKGQQLVLERNPSWSASTDSYRPAYPDKVVMKFGLAQSVIGQRMQVDAGPDQTAIMREGLDTASLTAVFNDPRFEKRRVDALDPYVRYIAINTQKVPNLKHRQAILAAADRASIRTIAGGAFAGDLADGIIKPNLSADYAASGLWDTMLGDKVPDTGNPELAKKLIAESGQPMPVLTFDYGKTPDTDKQAASLQKSLSRAGIKVKLNPIETGQFYSTVLDPAKEHELARAGWGPDWLNASTVIPELFTSSGGFNLSRADDKAFNEKVKAAKAETDRAKQAEMWKELNKEAMAQAWVMPTLLTRIQRLAGSKVGAAHGDGGKIYVWSPYGSWAYADLYVK from the coding sequence AAGGACAAGGACGGCAACCCGACCTACAAGGGCCCGTACGAGACCAAGAACAACGACACCGCGGCCTTCGACCAGGCCGTCCAGTGCTCGTCGGACGGCAAGACCATCACCTTCCACCTGAACCAACCGGCCGGCGACTTCAACTACACGGTGACGCTCCCCGCGTTCGGCGCGGTGCCGAAGGCCAAGGACACCGGCGAGAAGTACGACGACAAGATCGTCTCCGACGGCCCCTACAAGGTGGTGGAGTACACCAAGGGCCAGCAGCTCGTCCTCGAGCGCAACCCGAGCTGGAGCGCCTCGACCGACTCCTACCGGCCGGCCTACCCCGACAAGGTCGTCATGAAGTTCGGTCTCGCGCAGTCCGTCATCGGCCAGCGCATGCAGGTCGACGCCGGCCCCGACCAGACCGCCATCATGCGCGAGGGCCTGGACACCGCGTCGCTCACTGCCGTCTTCAACGACCCGAGGTTCGAGAAGCGCCGCGTCGACGCCCTCGACCCGTACGTGCGGTACATCGCGATCAACACCCAGAAGGTGCCCAACCTCAAGCACCGGCAGGCGATCCTGGCCGCCGCCGACCGCGCGTCGATCCGCACCATCGCGGGCGGCGCGTTCGCCGGCGACCTCGCCGACGGGATCATCAAGCCCAACCTCAGCGCCGACTACGCCGCCAGCGGGCTCTGGGACACCATGCTCGGCGACAAGGTGCCCGACACCGGAAACCCCGAGCTCGCCAAGAAGCTCATCGCCGAGTCGGGTCAGCCCATGCCCGTGCTGACCTTCGACTACGGCAAGACGCCGGACACCGACAAGCAGGCCGCGTCGCTGCAGAAGTCGTTGTCGCGAGCGGGGATCAAGGTCAAGCTGAACCCCATCGAGACCGGGCAGTTCTACTCCACGGTGCTCGACCCGGCCAAGGAGCACGAGCTGGCCCGGGCCGGCTGGGGCCCGGACTGGCTGAACGCCTCGACCGTCATCCCCGAGCTGTTCACGTCCAGCGGTGGGTTCAACCTGTCGCGGGCCGACGACAAGGCGTTCAACGAGAAGGTCAAGGCGGCCAAGGCCGAGACCGATCGGGCCAAGCAGGCCGAGATGTGGAAGGAGCTCAACAAGGAGGCCATGGCCCAGGCGTGGGTCATGCCGACGCTGCTCACTCGGATCCAGCGCCTGGCCGGTTCGAAGGTGGGAGCCGCCCACGGTGACGGCGGCAAGATCTACGTGTGGTCGCCGTACGGCTCCTGGGCCTACGCCGACCTCTACGTCAAGTAG